The Astyanax mexicanus isolate ESR-SI-001 chromosome 12, AstMex3_surface, whole genome shotgun sequence genome window below encodes:
- the slc6a6a gene encoding solute carrier family 6 member 6a isoform X1 gives MPNISHHQLTTSDMAQKEKLQCLKDFHKDTLKPSPGKSPGTRPEDEAEGKPPQREKWASKLDFLLSVAGGFVGLGNVWRFPYLCYKNGGGAFLIPYFIFLFGGGLPVFFLEVALGQFTSEGGITCWEKLCPIFTGIGYASIVIVSLLNIYYIVILAWGLYYLLQCFQRELPWARCRHSWNTQNCVEDTIRKNKTLWLSVNTTNFTSPVTEFWERNVLSLSSGIDEVGELKWDLALCLLAVWVICFFCIWKGVKSTGKVVYFTATFPFLMLIVLLVRGVTLPGASEGIKFYLYPDLSRLQDPEVWIDAGTQIFFSYAICLGAMTSLGSYNKYKYNCYRDCMLLGCLNSGTSFVSGFAIFSVLGFMAQEQGVAIADVAESGPGLAFIAYPKAVTMMPLPTFWAILFFIMLLLLGLDSQFVEVEGQITSLVDLYPSLLRKGYRREIFIAVICVISYLLGLTMVTKGGMYVFQLFDYYAASGVCLLWVAFFECVAVAWVYGADNFYDAIEDMIGYRPNGWMKWSWTLITPVLCVGCFVFSLVKYKPLTYNKVYEYPDWSIGVGWSLALASMICIPMVVVIKIIQSDGSLIERIKAVAAPVKGGASSRPKEYSLKNSELLHPLDPNGTYALSKHTHTIVETTM, from the exons ATGCCGAACATCAGCCACCACCAGCTCACCACCTCTGA taTGGCACAGAAAGAGAAGCTGCAGTGTCTGAAGGATTTCCATAAGGACACTCTGAAGCCATCCCCAGGTAAAAGTCCAGGCACCCGGCCGGAGGATGAGGCCGAGGGGAAGCCTCCACAGAGGGAGAAGTGGGCCAGCAAGCTGGACTTCCTGCTCTCGGTGGCCGGGGGATTCGTAGGTTTAGGCAACGTCTGGCGTTTCCCCTACCTCTGCTACAAGAATGGCGGAG gtgcATTTCTCATCCCCTATTTCATCTTCCTGTTTGGCGGAGGGCTTCCCGTCTTCTTCTTGGAGGTGGCGCTGGGCCAGTTCACCTCAGAGGGAGGAATCACCTGCTGGGAGAAGCTCTGCCCCATCTTCACTG GAATCGGCTATGCCTCAATCGTGATCGTGTCCCTGCTGAACATCTACTACATCGTGATCCTGGCGTGGGGGCTGTATTacctgctgcagtgttttcagagGGAGCTGCCGTGGGCTCGCTGCAGGCACAGCTGGAACACACAGAACTGCGTGGAGGACACCATCCGCAAGAACAAAACCCTCTGGCTCTCCGTCAACACCACCAACTTCACCTCGCCCGTCACGGAGTTCTGGGA GCGTAACGTGCTCAGTCTGTCGTCAGGCATTGATGAGGTGGGCGAGCTGAAGTGGGACCTCGCCCTCTGTCTGCTGGCCGTCTGGGTCATCTGCTTTTTCTGCATCTGGAAAGGAGTGAAATCCACCGGCAAA gtGGTGTATTTCACTGCTACATTTCCGTTCCTCATGCTCATCGTGTTGTTGGTGCGTGGGGTAACTCTGCCTGGTGCTTCTGAGGGCATCAAGTTCTACCTTTACCCCGACCTGAGCCGCCTGCAGGACCCCGAG gtctGGATTGATGCAGGAACTCAGATCTTTTTCTCTTATGCTATTTGTCTTGGTGCAATGACTTCGCTGGGGAGCTACAATAAGTACAAATATAACTGCTACAG ggactGCATGCTGCTTGGGTGCCTGAACAGCGGGACCAGCTTCGTGTCCGGCTTCGCCATCTTCTCTGTGCTGGGATTTATGGCGCAAGAACAGGGCGTGGCCATCGCTGATGTGGCCGAGTCAG GTCCTGGGCTGGCCTTTATCGCATATCCAAAGGCAGTTACTATGATGCCACTGCCCACTTTTTGGGCTATACTCTTTTTCATCATGCTTCTGCTGCTGGGCCTAGACAGTCAG ttTGTAGAAGTGGAGGGTCAGATCACCTCACTGGTGGACCTGTACCCATCCCTCCTAAGGAAGGGATACCGGAGAGAGATCTTCATCGCTGTCATCTGTGTCATCAGTTACCTGCTGGGACTCACTATGGTCACTAAA ggTGGCATGTATGTGTTCCAGTTGTTTGATTACTATGCAGCCAGCGGTGTGTGCCTTCTCTGGGTTGCATTCTTTGAATGTGTGGCAGTAGCCTGGGTTTATG GCGCTGATAATTTCTACGATGCTATTGAGGACATGATCGGCTACAGACCAAACGGTTGGATGAAGTGGAGCTGGACGCTGATCACGCCTGTCCTGTGTGTG GGTTGTTTTGTTTTCTCATTGGTGAAATATAAGCCCCTCACCTACAACAAGGTGTACGAATATCCTGATTGGTCGATTGGAGTGGGTTGGTCCCTGGCGTTGGCCTCCATGATCTGCATCCCCATGGTGGTCGTCATCAAAATTATTCAGTCGGACGGCTCACTGATCGAG CGGATCAAGGCTGTGGCCGCCCCGGTGAAAGGAGGTGCCAGCTCCCGTCCCAAAGAGTACAGCCTGAAGAACAGCGAGCTGCTCCACCCACTCGACCCCAACGGCACCTACGCCCTTagcaaacacacccacaccatcGTAGAAACTACAATGTGA
- the slc6a6a gene encoding solute carrier family 6 member 6a isoform X2: MAQKEKLQCLKDFHKDTLKPSPGKSPGTRPEDEAEGKPPQREKWASKLDFLLSVAGGFVGLGNVWRFPYLCYKNGGGAFLIPYFIFLFGGGLPVFFLEVALGQFTSEGGITCWEKLCPIFTGIGYASIVIVSLLNIYYIVILAWGLYYLLQCFQRELPWARCRHSWNTQNCVEDTIRKNKTLWLSVNTTNFTSPVTEFWERNVLSLSSGIDEVGELKWDLALCLLAVWVICFFCIWKGVKSTGKVVYFTATFPFLMLIVLLVRGVTLPGASEGIKFYLYPDLSRLQDPEVWIDAGTQIFFSYAICLGAMTSLGSYNKYKYNCYRDCMLLGCLNSGTSFVSGFAIFSVLGFMAQEQGVAIADVAESGPGLAFIAYPKAVTMMPLPTFWAILFFIMLLLLGLDSQFVEVEGQITSLVDLYPSLLRKGYRREIFIAVICVISYLLGLTMVTKGGMYVFQLFDYYAASGVCLLWVAFFECVAVAWVYGADNFYDAIEDMIGYRPNGWMKWSWTLITPVLCVGCFVFSLVKYKPLTYNKVYEYPDWSIGVGWSLALASMICIPMVVVIKIIQSDGSLIERIKAVAAPVKGGASSRPKEYSLKNSELLHPLDPNGTYALSKHTHTIVETTM; the protein is encoded by the exons aTGGCACAGAAAGAGAAGCTGCAGTGTCTGAAGGATTTCCATAAGGACACTCTGAAGCCATCCCCAGGTAAAAGTCCAGGCACCCGGCCGGAGGATGAGGCCGAGGGGAAGCCTCCACAGAGGGAGAAGTGGGCCAGCAAGCTGGACTTCCTGCTCTCGGTGGCCGGGGGATTCGTAGGTTTAGGCAACGTCTGGCGTTTCCCCTACCTCTGCTACAAGAATGGCGGAG gtgcATTTCTCATCCCCTATTTCATCTTCCTGTTTGGCGGAGGGCTTCCCGTCTTCTTCTTGGAGGTGGCGCTGGGCCAGTTCACCTCAGAGGGAGGAATCACCTGCTGGGAGAAGCTCTGCCCCATCTTCACTG GAATCGGCTATGCCTCAATCGTGATCGTGTCCCTGCTGAACATCTACTACATCGTGATCCTGGCGTGGGGGCTGTATTacctgctgcagtgttttcagagGGAGCTGCCGTGGGCTCGCTGCAGGCACAGCTGGAACACACAGAACTGCGTGGAGGACACCATCCGCAAGAACAAAACCCTCTGGCTCTCCGTCAACACCACCAACTTCACCTCGCCCGTCACGGAGTTCTGGGA GCGTAACGTGCTCAGTCTGTCGTCAGGCATTGATGAGGTGGGCGAGCTGAAGTGGGACCTCGCCCTCTGTCTGCTGGCCGTCTGGGTCATCTGCTTTTTCTGCATCTGGAAAGGAGTGAAATCCACCGGCAAA gtGGTGTATTTCACTGCTACATTTCCGTTCCTCATGCTCATCGTGTTGTTGGTGCGTGGGGTAACTCTGCCTGGTGCTTCTGAGGGCATCAAGTTCTACCTTTACCCCGACCTGAGCCGCCTGCAGGACCCCGAG gtctGGATTGATGCAGGAACTCAGATCTTTTTCTCTTATGCTATTTGTCTTGGTGCAATGACTTCGCTGGGGAGCTACAATAAGTACAAATATAACTGCTACAG ggactGCATGCTGCTTGGGTGCCTGAACAGCGGGACCAGCTTCGTGTCCGGCTTCGCCATCTTCTCTGTGCTGGGATTTATGGCGCAAGAACAGGGCGTGGCCATCGCTGATGTGGCCGAGTCAG GTCCTGGGCTGGCCTTTATCGCATATCCAAAGGCAGTTACTATGATGCCACTGCCCACTTTTTGGGCTATACTCTTTTTCATCATGCTTCTGCTGCTGGGCCTAGACAGTCAG ttTGTAGAAGTGGAGGGTCAGATCACCTCACTGGTGGACCTGTACCCATCCCTCCTAAGGAAGGGATACCGGAGAGAGATCTTCATCGCTGTCATCTGTGTCATCAGTTACCTGCTGGGACTCACTATGGTCACTAAA ggTGGCATGTATGTGTTCCAGTTGTTTGATTACTATGCAGCCAGCGGTGTGTGCCTTCTCTGGGTTGCATTCTTTGAATGTGTGGCAGTAGCCTGGGTTTATG GCGCTGATAATTTCTACGATGCTATTGAGGACATGATCGGCTACAGACCAAACGGTTGGATGAAGTGGAGCTGGACGCTGATCACGCCTGTCCTGTGTGTG GGTTGTTTTGTTTTCTCATTGGTGAAATATAAGCCCCTCACCTACAACAAGGTGTACGAATATCCTGATTGGTCGATTGGAGTGGGTTGGTCCCTGGCGTTGGCCTCCATGATCTGCATCCCCATGGTGGTCGTCATCAAAATTATTCAGTCGGACGGCTCACTGATCGAG CGGATCAAGGCTGTGGCCGCCCCGGTGAAAGGAGGTGCCAGCTCCCGTCCCAAAGAGTACAGCCTGAAGAACAGCGAGCTGCTCCACCCACTCGACCCCAACGGCACCTACGCCCTTagcaaacacacccacaccatcGTAGAAACTACAATGTGA